From a single candidate division KSB1 bacterium genomic region:
- a CDS encoding ferredoxin:thioredoxin reductase → MTVEQYYEALKKFAPTRGLILNPDWEVVRPLLEGLLKNGERYGLRTCPCRPATGDPDKDSDIVCPCVYAKPDIEEYGACYCWLYVSQDWIDGKVPHVQIPERRPVERTLDI, encoded by the coding sequence ATGACTGTGGAACAGTACTATGAGGCCTTGAAGAAGTTTGCCCCCACGCGTGGCCTCATCCTCAATCCGGATTGGGAGGTGGTCAGACCGCTGTTGGAGGGGCTGCTTAAGAATGGTGAGCGCTACGGCTTGCGCACCTGCCCGTGCCGGCCTGCGACCGGCGATCCCGATAAAGACAGCGACATCGTCTGTCCGTGTGTGTACGCGAAGCCGGACATCGAGGAATATGGGGCGTGCTACTGCTGGCTATACGTCTCGCAGGACTGGATCGATGGTAAGGTGCCCCATGTGCAGATTCCCGAGCGGCGTCCGGTGG
- a CDS encoding glutaredoxin family protein, whose protein sequence is MYEYEIANRIPILFALSTCPRCQRMKRFLQEHKVQAKIVDYDLLPAEEKRPILRFLQPINPRLSFPTLVVGDMAVIGEDYDGVKEVLGL, encoded by the coding sequence ATGTACGAGTATGAAATCGCCAACCGCATCCCCATCCTGTTCGCCCTCAGCACTTGTCCCCGGTGTCAGCGCATGAAGCGTTTTCTCCAAGAGCACAAGGTACAGGCAAAGATTGTTGACTATGACCTGCTGCCAGCGGAGGAGAAGCGCCCCATTCTACGCTTCCTGCAGCCCATCAATCCCCGGCTGTCATTCCCTACGCTGGTGGTGGGCGACATGGCCGTAATTGGCGAGGACTATGACGGGGTCAAGGAGGTGTTAGGTCTATGA